In a single window of the Pseudomonadota bacterium genome:
- a CDS encoding tetratricopeptide repeat protein: protein MPPPTPREAVPTAEPDAARVAAGPSLQPEATQVGAAVGIDSIDTQLLPEARGSAALAGGLSAAERRPWEERIERLRQEASASTAPRRAALLWHEIGRLHEVQLRAPETALRYYRRSHERSPDLLVNARALSRLLQTRGEHDSADAALQAELALATEDSTRGALHLERALLRLQRRDDADGAVADLLAVLELSKDSKLALTLLAEGLLRRQRSTELGALLDRGGALGQGGPRQAVLLTELGRLYEDALGDAQQAALLYRRAHEADPTNPGPQRGLLRLAHRSHDWRRVVELSIDAAATHPATAAASLLQEAALIAQEQLNDDGLALRCLELIVAIVPTAPGGMLALADHHALRGRWTEAAAALARALLLPLEATIAAELATRLARLHADQLGDVDGAIAILQSLGVATLKHPSACSLLGRLFAQQGRQQDLVELLTAELSLTPEPARQADLLYRIGDIREHRLRDLSGAAQAYEGALARRAAHRPAMRGLSRAAGQLGRNEDRIAAYEQQIATSTDREEKLVLLRRIADAWENALGDPAAALSAYERLLVLEPGHGPALQAVRRIYALGSRWNDLAATLRAEAAQTRDRWRRIGLLTELAEVEEQRRHDDQAALATYREVLALDPSHPPALAGAGRLLQRSGQADELSALHFRQLEVTRDREVRHWLLMKVGRLLADTPERGAEAVAALKEAVALADDPRPATDQLLRLYQRVGDDRPLAALLLKQPPPATEQALGVRERQLAILLQRLDQPSSALDHLRRAVGAGDDEALWLLGVAYGARQDRTGLIGIYQQCEEQAASLHQRLWALHRLAFVLASAPHFLHRAAATYEKLLTFSPRDPIVLQQIEALLPRLDRWADLVATIELASAPAAPADYRAACALIAGVLRQDRLGDLAGAAQSAVAVLDLQPTQPEALELLERFSRESRDPGRLLQALSRKLKSVATAAEQALLLTQIAALYGRSGDLARSRETYQLAADALPEYLPALLGWYRAARGLRDLRDCARALDLQADATQDTARRARCHYQAGRMWQRIPGERARAQRAFRRVLSLDPQHGWAASALRRALRADHRLRDVLELIEQQLQVAVAPRARRELLVEMATLQSEELRDLAGARATLERALTVDPESIALRQSLRQICRRVEDWPALLAVDEALIERTSDPALLHSLLLESATVADRELSDPERAIAAYRQVTALDPHEPTALAGLSRLLTQTGRWTEAAAVTELLAAREPERERAKGHQLHLAHIYAVGFGDLERAIGACRRILALDPGDLRATESLTELLVRQGDAPALAAHLESTLSLHRSRLERDPFRAESYRALLHAFARRGQPVRTEVVHAVLYALNLSAADEVPSSRASIAPSEPPADALTADELEYALLAAPYRGALRALWLAAVPALRKTVAAATRPAQARRLHPRRQPELLHLVSTLAQAVGTKLDACIVRDGSDRLHLLDARTPLLVIGDAAEGLVNAPELRFRIAKLAARARLQHTVAFRLGPPELQRSIVALLSLVSGSFVLPFATDDIEERRPPLAKALGSGGLAHLARCAQELGAQPLDPQRWLLWMEHSEDRIALSLSGDIVAALRALIAEESGPSALSMRTPEPLAELSGPRLRQLLAFAISDEHLALRERLQRR from the coding sequence ATGCCTCCACCGACGCCGCGGGAGGCCGTGCCGACGGCTGAGCCCGACGCGGCGAGGGTCGCCGCTGGGCCCAGTCTGCAGCCGGAGGCGACGCAGGTCGGCGCCGCAGTGGGAATCGACAGTATCGACACGCAGCTGCTACCGGAGGCCCGCGGCTCCGCAGCGCTGGCGGGCGGTTTGAGTGCGGCCGAGCGTCGGCCCTGGGAAGAGCGCATCGAGCGTCTGCGACAGGAAGCGAGCGCCTCCACTGCACCGCGCCGCGCCGCGCTCCTGTGGCACGAGATTGGCCGCCTGCACGAGGTGCAGCTGCGCGCCCCCGAAACCGCGCTGCGCTATTATCGGCGCAGCCACGAACGCTCTCCCGACCTCCTGGTCAACGCCCGCGCGCTCAGCCGCCTGCTGCAGACCCGCGGCGAGCACGACAGCGCCGACGCGGCGCTGCAAGCCGAGCTGGCGCTCGCGACCGAAGATAGCACCCGCGGCGCGCTGCACCTCGAACGCGCCCTGCTGCGCCTGCAGCGGCGTGACGACGCGGACGGCGCTGTCGCTGATCTGCTCGCGGTGCTCGAGTTATCCAAGGACTCGAAGCTCGCGTTGACCCTGCTGGCCGAGGGGCTGCTGCGGCGCCAGCGAAGCACCGAACTGGGCGCGCTGCTGGACCGCGGGGGAGCGCTCGGCCAAGGGGGACCGCGCCAAGCGGTGTTGCTCACCGAGCTCGGTCGCCTGTACGAGGACGCGCTCGGCGACGCCCAGCAGGCCGCGCTGCTCTACCGCCGTGCCCATGAGGCAGACCCCACCAATCCTGGACCGCAGCGAGGTCTGCTTCGCCTCGCCCACCGCTCACATGACTGGCGACGCGTCGTCGAACTGAGCATCGACGCCGCCGCAACCCACCCGGCGACCGCCGCCGCCAGCCTTCTGCAAGAAGCGGCGCTGATCGCGCAGGAGCAGCTCAACGATGATGGGCTGGCGCTGCGCTGCCTCGAGCTGATCGTCGCGATCGTCCCCACCGCGCCGGGCGGAATGCTGGCGCTCGCCGATCACCACGCGCTGCGGGGCCGTTGGACCGAGGCCGCGGCAGCCCTGGCGCGGGCGTTGCTACTGCCGCTCGAGGCGACCATCGCCGCCGAGCTCGCCACGCGCCTGGCGCGGCTGCACGCCGACCAGCTCGGCGACGTCGACGGCGCAATCGCCATACTCCAGAGCCTCGGCGTCGCCACGCTGAAGCATCCGAGCGCGTGCTCGCTGCTCGGTCGGCTCTTCGCCCAGCAAGGGCGCCAGCAAGACCTCGTCGAGCTGCTGACGGCCGAGCTCTCGCTGACGCCGGAGCCCGCGCGGCAAGCCGACCTTCTCTACCGCATTGGCGACATCCGGGAGCATCGCCTGCGTGACCTGTCGGGCGCGGCGCAGGCCTACGAAGGGGCCCTGGCGCGCCGTGCCGCGCACCGGCCAGCGATGCGCGGACTCAGCCGCGCCGCCGGGCAGCTCGGACGCAACGAGGACCGCATCGCCGCCTACGAGCAACAGATCGCCACCAGCACGGATCGCGAGGAGAAGCTGGTCTTGCTGCGGCGCATCGCGGACGCCTGGGAGAACGCCCTCGGCGATCCGGCTGCCGCGCTCAGCGCCTACGAACGGCTGCTCGTACTGGAACCCGGACACGGCCCGGCGTTGCAGGCAGTGCGCCGCATCTATGCGCTCGGTAGCCGTTGGAACGATCTCGCGGCAACCCTGCGGGCCGAGGCCGCGCAGACGCGTGACCGTTGGCGGCGGATCGGCTTGCTAACCGAGCTGGCGGAGGTCGAAGAACAGCGGCGCCACGACGACCAAGCCGCGTTGGCGACCTATCGCGAGGTGCTGGCGCTCGATCCCTCGCATCCACCGGCACTCGCCGGCGCGGGCCGGCTGCTGCAGCGCAGCGGCCAGGCTGACGAGCTCTCGGCGCTGCACTTCCGCCAGCTCGAGGTGACCCGTGACCGTGAGGTGCGCCACTGGCTCCTGATGAAGGTCGGTCGTCTGCTCGCCGACACGCCCGAGCGCGGCGCCGAGGCGGTAGCGGCGCTCAAAGAGGCGGTGGCGCTGGCGGACGACCCGCGTCCGGCGACCGATCAGCTGCTGCGCCTCTATCAGCGCGTTGGCGATGACCGACCGCTTGCCGCGCTCCTGCTCAAGCAACCGCCACCGGCGACGGAGCAGGCCTTGGGCGTGCGTGAGCGCCAGCTCGCCATCCTGCTCCAGCGCCTCGACCAGCCGAGCTCGGCGCTCGATCACCTGCGCCGGGCGGTTGGCGCGGGCGACGATGAAGCCCTCTGGCTGCTTGGCGTCGCCTACGGCGCCCGGCAGGATCGCACCGGGCTGATCGGGATCTATCAGCAATGCGAGGAACAGGCCGCCAGCCTCCACCAGCGGCTCTGGGCCTTGCACCGGCTGGCCTTCGTGCTCGCGAGTGCGCCGCACTTCCTCCACCGCGCCGCGGCGACCTACGAGAAGCTCCTGACCTTCTCGCCCCGCGATCCGATCGTGCTGCAACAGATTGAAGCGCTGCTGCCGCGCCTCGATCGCTGGGCCGATCTCGTCGCGACGATCGAGCTCGCCAGCGCCCCGGCGGCACCAGCGGATTACCGCGCGGCCTGCGCGTTGATCGCGGGCGTCCTCCGGCAAGATCGGCTTGGCGACCTGGCGGGCGCCGCCCAAAGCGCCGTCGCGGTGCTCGACCTGCAGCCGACTCAGCCCGAGGCGCTCGAGCTGCTCGAGCGCTTCTCGCGGGAATCGCGCGATCCCGGGCGCCTGCTTCAGGCGCTCTCGCGCAAGCTGAAGAGCGTCGCGACGGCAGCCGAGCAAGCTCTGTTGCTGACCCAGATCGCGGCACTCTACGGCCGGAGCGGCGATCTGGCGCGCAGCCGCGAAACCTACCAGCTGGCGGCCGACGCGCTCCCGGAGTACCTGCCGGCGCTGCTGGGCTGGTACCGCGCGGCGCGCGGACTGCGCGATCTGCGCGACTGTGCGCGCGCCCTCGACCTCCAGGCCGACGCCACCCAGGACACTGCGCGCCGTGCGCGCTGCCACTACCAGGCAGGACGAATGTGGCAGCGGATTCCAGGCGAGCGCGCTCGGGCCCAGCGGGCCTTTCGCCGCGTGCTCTCGCTGGATCCTCAGCACGGCTGGGCGGCCAGCGCGCTGCGGCGCGCCCTACGCGCGGACCACCGCCTGCGCGACGTCTTGGAGCTGATCGAGCAGCAGCTCCAGGTCGCGGTCGCTCCGCGCGCCCGCCGCGAGCTGCTGGTCGAGATGGCCACCTTGCAGTCCGAGGAGCTGCGCGATCTGGCCGGCGCGCGCGCAACGCTCGAGCGGGCCCTGACCGTCGATCCCGAGAGCATCGCGCTGCGGCAGTCGCTGCGTCAGATCTGTCGCCGCGTCGAAGACTGGCCGGCGCTGCTCGCCGTCGATGAAGCGCTGATCGAGCGGACCAGCGACCCCGCGCTGCTGCACTCTCTGCTCCTCGAGAGCGCCACCGTCGCTGACCGGGAGCTGAGCGATCCGGAGCGCGCGATCGCCGCTTATCGCCAGGTCACGGCGTTAGACCCGCACGAGCCGACGGCTCTCGCCGGCCTCAGCCGCCTCTTGACCCAGACGGGACGCTGGACTGAGGCGGCCGCCGTTACCGAGCTGCTCGCGGCGCGCGAGCCGGAGCGTGAGCGGGCCAAGGGCCACCAGCTGCACCTCGCCCACATCTACGCGGTTGGCTTCGGCGACCTCGAACGCGCGATCGGCGCCTGTCGCCGGATTCTCGCGCTTGATCCGGGCGACCTTCGCGCCACCGAGAGCTTGACCGAGCTGCTCGTGCGACAGGGCGACGCGCCCGCCCTTGCCGCGCACCTCGAGTCGACCTTGAGCCTGCACCGCTCGCGCCTCGAGCGCGACCCCTTCCGTGCCGAATCCTATCGCGCGCTGCTGCACGCCTTCGCCCGTCGCGGGCAACCCGTCAGGACCGAGGTCGTCCACGCGGTGCTCTACGCGCTGAACCTCAGCGCCGCCGACGAGGTGCCATCGTCGCGCGCCAGCATTGCCCCGAGCGAGCCCCCGGCGGACGCGCTGACCGCGGACGAGCTGGAATATGCGCTGCTCGCCGCGCCCTACCGTGGTGCGCTGCGCGCGCTCTGGCTCGCGGCTGTCCCCGCCCTGCGCAAGACCGTCGCGGCGGCCACACGGCCCGCCCAGGCGCGACGTTTGCACCCGCGACGCCAACCCGAGCTGTTGCACCTGGTCAGCACGCTGGCGCAGGCGGTCGGCACGAAACTCGACGCCTGTATCGTCCGCGACGGCAGTGATCGCCTGCACCTGCTCGACGCGCGCACGCCGCTCCTGGTGATCGGCGACGCCGCGGAAGGCCTGGTCAACGCACCGGAGCTGCGCTTCCGCATCGCCAAGCTCGCGGCGCGCGCGCGCCTGCAGCACACGGTGGCCTTCCGCCTCGGCCCCCCCGAGCTGCAGCGCAGCATCGTCGCGCTCCTCTCGCTGGTCTCGGGATCCTTCGTCCTGCCCTTCGCCACCGACGACATCGAAGAGCGACGCCCGCCGCTCGCCAAGGCGCTGGGCAGCGGGGGTCTCGCGCACCTCGCGCGCTGCGCCCAAGAACTCGGGGCCCAGCCCCTCGACCCGCAGCGCTGGCTGCTCTGGATGGAGCACAGTGAGGATCGCATCGCGCTCAGCCTGTCGGGCGACATCGTCGCCGCCCTGCGCGCGCTGATCGCCGAGGAGAGCGGCCCCTCCGCCCTCAGCATGCGGACGCCCGAACCGCTCGCTGAGCTCTCGGGCCCGCGCCTGCGCCAACTCCTCGCCTTCGCGATCAGCGACGAACACCTGGCGCTGCGCGAGCGGCTGCAGCGGCGCTGA